A single region of the Musa acuminata AAA Group cultivar baxijiao chromosome BXJ1-11, Cavendish_Baxijiao_AAA, whole genome shotgun sequence genome encodes:
- the LOC135597349 gene encoding uncharacterized protein LOC135597349, translating to MGVLGEGSRWCFCSGAGRSERVKDGIVSSKGPALAAISVAEGGSGGGGLGTGFLIHRNLLLTTHANLPSAPVAEAAEIRLCHGRLPARLVPQRFFITSSILDLSIVGLDILDGDSASQVQQPHYLKTCCHPNLDLGNLVYVLGHTDGKELTVGEGKVVIATDNLIKLSTDGVTWCPGSAGFDFQGNLAFMVCDPMKLASSPTGRSSASSSSSLTWKKDAPMQFGIPISVIVDWLHQHWEGSLDEVSKPKLSIIRLMSTGQKNDHSCASFTLRRFLKASEELNHDDSSSSPVDRRSKYQLGPSCSSNSNAIFSHDEEPVVNLHCNHEQGIPTPEIFESPKLISDPPQKKEHAPIQLLDINFPPKAPRSIFLSLPRKPLLSDGNNMRGPATENISRENGFSAIDAPQASWEAAYKLPPVGTWQEDHYSVQSSSSPLEISELQNEDHGCSSMEQTMYSAETMESRNIPSPRKAKLQQVGRSHSCVSYSRWTSSQGPSTAREAVLRKQHTSIPARKTCSQTLALPRKSHDYYSSTVSSSMKKRNGSENPRRPCQNAVQMSPRWMF from the exons ATGGGAGTTCTGGGAGAGGGGTCAAGGTGGTGCTTCTGCTCGGGCGCGGGGAGGTCGGAGAGGGTGAAAGATGGCATTGTTTCTTCCAAAGGTCCCGCTTTGGCCGCCATCTCGGTCGCCGAAGGCGGGAGTGGCGGTGGTGGCTTGGGCACCGGGTTCCTCATCCACCGCAACCTCCTCCTCACAACTCATGCCAACCTCCCTTCTGCTCCCGTCGCCGAGGCCGCTGAGATCCGCCTCTGCCATGGCCGCCTCCCTGCCCGCCTTGTTCCGCAGAG ATTTTTCATAACAAGTTCCATCCTCGACCTCTCTATAGTGGGGCTTGATATTCTGGATGGTGACTCAGCTTCGCAGGTGCAGCAGCCTCATTACTTGAAGACCTGCTGCCACCCTAATCTTGATTTGGGTAATTTAGTTTATGTTTTAGGCCACACGGATGGAAAGGAGCTGACAGTTGGTGAGGGAAAAGTAGTAATAGCCACCGACAACCTCATAAAGTTGTCGACGGATGGTGTGACATGGTGCCCCGGATCAGCTGGTTTTGATTTTCAAGGAAATTTAGCTTTTATGGTATGTGATCCTATGAAACTTGCATCATCTCCCACCGGAAGATCTTCTGCATCCTCTTCATCGTCTTTGACATGGAAGAAGGACGCTCCTATGCAGTTTGGGATCCCCATTTCAGTTATCGTTGATTGGTTACATCAGCACTGGGAAGGGAGCTTGGATGAGGTTAGCAAGCCCAAGTTATCTATAATTCGATTGATGTCAACGGGACAGAAGAATGATCATTCTTGTGCTTCTTTCACCCTTCGGCGGTTCTTGAAGGCTTCGGAGGAGCTAAATCATGATGACTCATCATCGTCACCTGTAGATCGAAGATCTAAATATCAACTTGGACCGAGCTGCTCCTCTAATTCAAACGCAATATTTTCCCATGATGAAGAGCCAGTCGTTAATTTACACTGCAACCATGAGCAGGGGATTCCAACTCCAGAGATTTTTGAGTCACCAAAACTCATCTCTGACCCACCTCAGAAGAAGGAACATGCCCCGATCCAGCTCCTGGACATTAATTTCCCTCCAAAGGCCCCAAGATCTATATTTTTGTCTCTGCCTCGTAAACCATTGCTCTCTGATGGAAATAATATGCGAGGGCCTGCAACCGAAAACATATCAAGAGAAAATGGATTTTCAGCAATTGATGCACCACAAGCCAGTTGGGAAGCAGCGTATAAGCTTCCCCCAGTTGGTACTTGGCAAGAGGATCACTACAGCGTACAGTCCAGTTCATCTCCACTggagatatcagagttgcagaatgAGGATCATGGTTGTAGCAGCATGGAGCAGACAATGTACTCGGCCGAGACAATGGAGAGCAGAAACATTCCGAGCCCCAGGAAAGCCAAGCTTCAACAGGTAGGCAGGAGCCACAGCTGTGTGAGCTACAGCAGATGGACATCGTCTCAGGGGCCTTCAACAGCACGGGAAGCAGTCTTGCGGAAGCAGCACACCTCAATTCCTGCAAGGAAGACGTGCTCACAGACCTTGGCATTGCCCCGAAAGAGCCACGATTATTACAGTTCGACCGTCTCGTCAAGCATGAAGAAGCGGAATGGCTCGGAGAACCCAAGGAGACCCTGTCAAAATGCTGTTCAAATGTCTCCAAGATGGATGTTCTGA
- the LOC135597351 gene encoding uncharacterized protein LOC135597351 isoform X2: protein MYADLVAAGRKRSIKDRLYVGSAEDPRPTASPITKRQRQTEGILRYDTFKDDQTASSNKVDAGDLRWKLQRKGLQQGTESASCLREKLSGTVHQQPVKSHKFSGTMHQQPAISDLPKTKAVKEMGRPVQRGGPSSKETVPVTKKFPGPVASNKSSQTKSDMSVDSLLQSLGLEKYLITFKAEEVDMTALIHMTDEDLKAIGLPMGPRKKILLALKSRS from the exons ATGTACGCCGATTTGGTCGCTGCCGGAAGGAAGAGGTCCATAAAGGACCGCCTCTACGTCGGCTCGGCGGAGGATCCCCGCCCGACCGCGTCGCCGATCACCAAAAG GCAACGCCAGACTGAAGGGATACTGAGATATGATACATTTAAGGATGATCAAACTGCGTCTTCAA ACAAAGTTGATGCTGGAGATCTACGATGGAAGCTTCAAAGAAAAGGTCTGCAGCAAGGGACAGAATCAGCATCATGCCTTCGCGAGAAGCTATCTGGAACTGTGCACCAACAGCCAGTCAAAAGTCACAAGTTTTCCGGAACTATGCACCAACAGCCAGCCATTAGTGATCTGCCCAAAACGAAGGCAGTAAAAGAGATGGGTCGACCTGTTCAAAGGGGTGGCCCTTCATCAAAGGAAACTGTACCTGTAACCAAAAAGTTCCCTGGCCCAGTTGCTTCCAACAAAAGCTCACAGACAAAG TCTGATATGTCAGTTGACAGTTTGCTGCAATCATTGGGTCTAGAGAAATATTTAATAACATTCAAGGCAGAAGAG GTTGATATGACAGCTCTTATACATATGACAGATGAGGATCTAAAGGCTATAGGTCTTCCAATG GGTCCTAGAAAAAAGATACTGTTGGCTTTAAAATCCAGATCTTAG
- the LOC135597351 gene encoding uncharacterized protein LOC135597351 isoform X1 — protein sequence MYADLVAAGRKRSIKDRLYVGSAEDPRPTASPITKRQRQTEGILRYDTFKDDQTASSNKVDAGDLRWKLQRKGLQQGTESASCLREKLSGTVHQQPVKSHKFSGTMHQQPAISDLPKTKAVKEMGRPVQRGGPSSKETVPVTKKFPGPVASNKSSQTKTAPIPTCIFTLIFMSLQSDMSVDSLLQSLGLEKYLITFKAEEVDMTALIHMTDEDLKAIGLPMGPRKKILLALKSRS from the exons ATGTACGCCGATTTGGTCGCTGCCGGAAGGAAGAGGTCCATAAAGGACCGCCTCTACGTCGGCTCGGCGGAGGATCCCCGCCCGACCGCGTCGCCGATCACCAAAAG GCAACGCCAGACTGAAGGGATACTGAGATATGATACATTTAAGGATGATCAAACTGCGTCTTCAA ACAAAGTTGATGCTGGAGATCTACGATGGAAGCTTCAAAGAAAAGGTCTGCAGCAAGGGACAGAATCAGCATCATGCCTTCGCGAGAAGCTATCTGGAACTGTGCACCAACAGCCAGTCAAAAGTCACAAGTTTTCCGGAACTATGCACCAACAGCCAGCCATTAGTGATCTGCCCAAAACGAAGGCAGTAAAAGAGATGGGTCGACCTGTTCAAAGGGGTGGCCCTTCATCAAAGGAAACTGTACCTGTAACCAAAAAGTTCCCTGGCCCAGTTGCTTCCAACAAAAGCTCACAGACAAAG ACTGCTCCAATACCTACCTGTATCTTTACTTTAATTTTTATGTCTCTGCAGTCTGATATGTCAGTTGACAGTTTGCTGCAATCATTGGGTCTAGAGAAATATTTAATAACATTCAAGGCAGAAGAG GTTGATATGACAGCTCTTATACATATGACAGATGAGGATCTAAAGGCTATAGGTCTTCCAATG GGTCCTAGAAAAAAGATACTGTTGGCTTTAAAATCCAGATCTTAG